A region of Numida meleagris isolate 19003 breed g44 Domestic line chromosome 26, NumMel1.0, whole genome shotgun sequence DNA encodes the following proteins:
- the GRB7 gene encoding growth factor receptor-bound protein 7 isoform X3, which produces MPGPAGGRRDAASAAAAAPVLCPSDDAMDGGAQQSGIRDPPGVGSVEQEGDVGEGPPTTDLRRSQPLFIHSTSRPLSEEEPRASSLPNIPNPFPELCSPSNSPILSSLPGGQGPPREGACHLVKVFSEDGSCRSLEVSAGTTARQLCEMLVQRTHALHDHSWALVELHQHLALERCLEDHESVVEVQSAWPLGADSRFVFRKNFAKYELFKSNAQSLFPEVMVSSCLEANKSMAHSELIQNFLNSGSCPEVQGFLQLREAGRKVWKRFYFSLRRSGLYYSTKGTSKDPRHLQYFADLTESNIYYVTQGKKHYGTPTEFGFCIKPYKVRSGVKGLKLLCSEDEQSRTCWMAAFRLFKYGMQLYRNYQQAQTRLSQHPWISPTPLSVSDSALVAMDFSGCTGRVIENPSEVLTAALEEAQAWRKKTTHRYSLPAACQSSPLSAAIHRTQPWFHGRISREDTQQLIGRQGLVDGVFLVRESQRNPKGFVLSLCHLQKVKHYLILPSEEEGRLYFTMDDGQTRFADLIQLVEFHQINRGILPCKLRHYCTCVAL; this is translated from the exons ATGCCCGGTCCGGCGGGAGGACGGCGGGACGCGGCGAGCGCTGCAG ctgcagcccccgTGCTCTGCCCCTCAGATGATGCCATGGACGGGGGGGCCCAGCAGAGCGGCATCCGGGACCCCCCCGGGGTGGGCAGCGTGGAGCAGGAGGGGGATGTGGGTGAGGGGCCGCCCACCACCGACCTGCGCCGCTCACAGCCCCTCTTCATCCACAGCACCAG TCGGCCGCTGTCAGAGGAGGAGCCGCGTGCCTCATCGCTGCCCAACATCCCCAACCCCTTCCCCgagctctgcagcccttccaACTCGCCCATCCTCAGCAGCCTCCCCGGCGGGCAGGGACCCCCCCGTGAAGGCGCCTGCCAC CTGGTGAAGGTGTTCAGCGAGGACGGGTCGTGCCGCTCGCTGGAGGTGTCGGCGGGCACAACGGCGCGGCAGCTCTGCGAGATGCTGGTGCAGAGGACGCACGCGCTGCACGACCACAGCTGGGCCCTGGTGGAGCTGCACCAGCACCTGGCGCTGG AGCGCTGCCTGGAGGACCACGAGTCGGTGGTGGAGGTGCAGAGCGCGTGGCCCCTCGGCGCCGACAGCCGCTTCGTCTTCCGCAAGAACTTCGCCAAGTACGAGCTCTTCAAGAGCAACGCG CAGTCCCTCTTCCCCGAGGTGATGGTGTCCAGTTGTCTGGAGGCGAACAAGAGCATGGCGCACTCGGAGCTCATCCAG AACTTCCTGAACTCCGGGAGCTGCCCCGAGGTGcagggcttcctgcagctgcgTGAGGCCGGCCGCAAGGTCTGGAAGCGTTTCTACTTCTCCCTGCGCCGCTCGGGGCTCTACTACTCCACCAAAGGCACGTCCAAG GACCCCCGGCACCTGCAGTACTTCGCCGACCTCACCGAGTCCAACATCTACTACGTGACACAGGGCAAGAAGCACTATGGGACACCCACCGAGTTCGGGTTCTGCATCAAG ccctaCAAGGTGCGCAGTGGGGTGAAGGGCctgaagctgctctgcagcGAGGATGAGCAGAGCCGAACCTGCTGGATGGCAGCATTCCGCCTCTTCAAG TACGGCATGCAGCTCTACCGCAACTACCAGCAAGCGCAGACACGCCTGAGCCAGCACCCCTGGATCAGCCCCACGCCACTG AGCGTGTCGGACAGCGCGCTGGTGGCCATGGACTTCTCAGGGTGCACAGGGCGGGTGATCGAGAACCCCAGCGAGGTGCTGACAGCGGCGCTGGAGGAGGCGCAGGCCTGGAGG AAGAAGACGACGCACCGGTACAGCCTGCCTGCCGCCTGCCAGAGCTCCCCGCTCAGCGCCG ccatCCACCGCACCCAGCCCTGGTTCCACGGGCGCATCTCACGGGAGGACACCCAGCAGCTCATCGGCCGCCAGGGGCTGGTGGATGG CGTGTTCCTGGTGAGGGAGAGCCAGCGCAACCCCAAGGGCTTCgtgctgtccctgtgccacCTGCAGAAAGTCAAGCACTATCTCATCCTGCCA AGCGAGGAGGAGGGGCGGCTCTACTTCACCATGGACGACGGACAGACCCGCTTCGCTGACCTCATCCAGCTCGTGGAGTTCCACCAGATCAACCGCGGCATCCTGCCCTGCAAGCTGCGCCACTACTGCACCTGCGTGGCCCTATGA
- the GRB7 gene encoding growth factor receptor-bound protein 7 isoform X5, with the protein MPGPAGGRRDAASAAAAAPVLCPSDDAMDGGAQQSGIRDPPGVGSVEQEGDVGEGPPTTDLRRSQPLFIHSTSRPLSEEEPRASSLPNIPNPFPELCSPSNSPILSSLPGGQGPPREGACHLVKVFSEDGSCRSLEVSAGTTARQLCEMLVQRTHALHDHSWALVELHQHLALERCLEDHESVVEVQSAWPLGADSRFVFRKNFAKYELFKSNAQSLFPEVMVSSCLEANKSMAHSELIQNFLNSGSCPEVQGFLQLREAGRKVWKRFYFSLRRSGLYYSTKGTSKDPRHLQYFADLTESNIYYVTQGKKHYGTPTEFGFCIKPYKVRSGVKGLKLLCSEDEQSRTCWMAAFRLFKYGMQLYRNYQQAQTRLSQHPWISPTPLSVSDSALVAMDFSGCTGRVIENPSEVLTAALEEAQAWRKTTHRYSLPAACQSSPLSAAIHRTQPWFHGRISREDTQQLIGRQGLVDGVFLVRESQRNPKGFVLSLCHLQKVKHYLILPSEEEGRLYFTMDDGQTRFADLIQLVEFHQINRGILPCKLRHYCTCVAL; encoded by the exons ATGCCCGGTCCGGCGGGAGGACGGCGGGACGCGGCGAGCGCTGCAG ctgcagcccccgTGCTCTGCCCCTCAGATGATGCCATGGACGGGGGGGCCCAGCAGAGCGGCATCCGGGACCCCCCCGGGGTGGGCAGCGTGGAGCAGGAGGGGGATGTGGGTGAGGGGCCGCCCACCACCGACCTGCGCCGCTCACAGCCCCTCTTCATCCACAGCACCAG TCGGCCGCTGTCAGAGGAGGAGCCGCGTGCCTCATCGCTGCCCAACATCCCCAACCCCTTCCCCgagctctgcagcccttccaACTCGCCCATCCTCAGCAGCCTCCCCGGCGGGCAGGGACCCCCCCGTGAAGGCGCCTGCCAC CTGGTGAAGGTGTTCAGCGAGGACGGGTCGTGCCGCTCGCTGGAGGTGTCGGCGGGCACAACGGCGCGGCAGCTCTGCGAGATGCTGGTGCAGAGGACGCACGCGCTGCACGACCACAGCTGGGCCCTGGTGGAGCTGCACCAGCACCTGGCGCTGG AGCGCTGCCTGGAGGACCACGAGTCGGTGGTGGAGGTGCAGAGCGCGTGGCCCCTCGGCGCCGACAGCCGCTTCGTCTTCCGCAAGAACTTCGCCAAGTACGAGCTCTTCAAGAGCAACGCG CAGTCCCTCTTCCCCGAGGTGATGGTGTCCAGTTGTCTGGAGGCGAACAAGAGCATGGCGCACTCGGAGCTCATCCAG AACTTCCTGAACTCCGGGAGCTGCCCCGAGGTGcagggcttcctgcagctgcgTGAGGCCGGCCGCAAGGTCTGGAAGCGTTTCTACTTCTCCCTGCGCCGCTCGGGGCTCTACTACTCCACCAAAGGCACGTCCAAG GACCCCCGGCACCTGCAGTACTTCGCCGACCTCACCGAGTCCAACATCTACTACGTGACACAGGGCAAGAAGCACTATGGGACACCCACCGAGTTCGGGTTCTGCATCAAG ccctaCAAGGTGCGCAGTGGGGTGAAGGGCctgaagctgctctgcagcGAGGATGAGCAGAGCCGAACCTGCTGGATGGCAGCATTCCGCCTCTTCAAG TACGGCATGCAGCTCTACCGCAACTACCAGCAAGCGCAGACACGCCTGAGCCAGCACCCCTGGATCAGCCCCACGCCACTG AGCGTGTCGGACAGCGCGCTGGTGGCCATGGACTTCTCAGGGTGCACAGGGCGGGTGATCGAGAACCCCAGCGAGGTGCTGACAGCGGCGCTGGAGGAGGCGCAGGCCTGGAGG AAGACGACGCACCGGTACAGCCTGCCTGCCGCCTGCCAGAGCTCCCCGCTCAGCGCCG ccatCCACCGCACCCAGCCCTGGTTCCACGGGCGCATCTCACGGGAGGACACCCAGCAGCTCATCGGCCGCCAGGGGCTGGTGGATGG CGTGTTCCTGGTGAGGGAGAGCCAGCGCAACCCCAAGGGCTTCgtgctgtccctgtgccacCTGCAGAAAGTCAAGCACTATCTCATCCTGCCA AGCGAGGAGGAGGGGCGGCTCTACTTCACCATGGACGACGGACAGACCCGCTTCGCTGACCTCATCCAGCTCGTGGAGTTCCACCAGATCAACCGCGGCATCCTGCCCTGCAAGCTGCGCCACTACTGCACCTGCGTGGCCCTATGA
- the GRB7 gene encoding growth factor receptor-bound protein 7 isoform X7 codes for MPGPAGGRRDAASAAAAAPVLCPSDDAMDGGAQQSGIRDPPGVGSVEQEGDVGEGPPTTDLRRSQPLFIHSTSRPLSEEEPRASSLPNIPNPFPELCSPSNSPILSSLPGGQGPPREGACHLVKVFSEDGSCRSLEVSAGTTARQLCEMLVQRTHALHDHSWALVELHQHLALERCLEDHESVVEVQSAWPLGADSRFVFRKNFAKYELFKSNAQSLFPEVMVSSCLEANKSMAHSELIQNFLNSGSCPEVQGFLQLREAGRKVWKRFYFSLRRSGLYYSTKGTSKGKKHYGTPTEFGFCIKPYKVRSGVKGLKLLCSEDEQSRTCWMAAFRLFKYGMQLYRNYQQAQTRLSQHPWISPTPLQSVSDSALVAMDFSGCTGRVIENPSEVLTAALEEAQAWRKKTTHRYSLPAACQSSPLSAAIHRTQPWFHGRISREDTQQLIGRQGLVDGVFLVRESQRNPKGFVLSLCHLQKVKHYLILPSEEEGRLYFTMDDGQTRFADLIQLVEFHQINRGILPCKLRHYCTCVAL; via the exons ATGCCCGGTCCGGCGGGAGGACGGCGGGACGCGGCGAGCGCTGCAG ctgcagcccccgTGCTCTGCCCCTCAGATGATGCCATGGACGGGGGGGCCCAGCAGAGCGGCATCCGGGACCCCCCCGGGGTGGGCAGCGTGGAGCAGGAGGGGGATGTGGGTGAGGGGCCGCCCACCACCGACCTGCGCCGCTCACAGCCCCTCTTCATCCACAGCACCAG TCGGCCGCTGTCAGAGGAGGAGCCGCGTGCCTCATCGCTGCCCAACATCCCCAACCCCTTCCCCgagctctgcagcccttccaACTCGCCCATCCTCAGCAGCCTCCCCGGCGGGCAGGGACCCCCCCGTGAAGGCGCCTGCCAC CTGGTGAAGGTGTTCAGCGAGGACGGGTCGTGCCGCTCGCTGGAGGTGTCGGCGGGCACAACGGCGCGGCAGCTCTGCGAGATGCTGGTGCAGAGGACGCACGCGCTGCACGACCACAGCTGGGCCCTGGTGGAGCTGCACCAGCACCTGGCGCTGG AGCGCTGCCTGGAGGACCACGAGTCGGTGGTGGAGGTGCAGAGCGCGTGGCCCCTCGGCGCCGACAGCCGCTTCGTCTTCCGCAAGAACTTCGCCAAGTACGAGCTCTTCAAGAGCAACGCG CAGTCCCTCTTCCCCGAGGTGATGGTGTCCAGTTGTCTGGAGGCGAACAAGAGCATGGCGCACTCGGAGCTCATCCAG AACTTCCTGAACTCCGGGAGCTGCCCCGAGGTGcagggcttcctgcagctgcgTGAGGCCGGCCGCAAGGTCTGGAAGCGTTTCTACTTCTCCCTGCGCCGCTCGGGGCTCTACTACTCCACCAAAGGCACGTCCAAG GGCAAGAAGCACTATGGGACACCCACCGAGTTCGGGTTCTGCATCAAG ccctaCAAGGTGCGCAGTGGGGTGAAGGGCctgaagctgctctgcagcGAGGATGAGCAGAGCCGAACCTGCTGGATGGCAGCATTCCGCCTCTTCAAG TACGGCATGCAGCTCTACCGCAACTACCAGCAAGCGCAGACACGCCTGAGCCAGCACCCCTGGATCAGCCCCACGCCACTG CAGAGCGTGTCGGACAGCGCGCTGGTGGCCATGGACTTCTCAGGGTGCACAGGGCGGGTGATCGAGAACCCCAGCGAGGTGCTGACAGCGGCGCTGGAGGAGGCGCAGGCCTGGAGG AAGAAGACGACGCACCGGTACAGCCTGCCTGCCGCCTGCCAGAGCTCCCCGCTCAGCGCCG ccatCCACCGCACCCAGCCCTGGTTCCACGGGCGCATCTCACGGGAGGACACCCAGCAGCTCATCGGCCGCCAGGGGCTGGTGGATGG CGTGTTCCTGGTGAGGGAGAGCCAGCGCAACCCCAAGGGCTTCgtgctgtccctgtgccacCTGCAGAAAGTCAAGCACTATCTCATCCTGCCA AGCGAGGAGGAGGGGCGGCTCTACTTCACCATGGACGACGGACAGACCCGCTTCGCTGACCTCATCCAGCTCGTGGAGTTCCACCAGATCAACCGCGGCATCCTGCCCTGCAAGCTGCGCCACTACTGCACCTGCGTGGCCCTATGA
- the GRB7 gene encoding growth factor receptor-bound protein 7 isoform X2 produces the protein MPGPAGGRRDAASAAAAAPVLCPSDDAMDGGAQQSGIRDPPGVGSVEQEGDVGEGPPTTDLRRSQPLFIHSTSRPLSEEEPRASSLPNIPNPFPELCSPSNSPILSSLPGGQGPPREGACHLVKVFSEDGSCRSLEVSAGTTARQLCEMLVQRTHALHDHSWALVELHQHLALERCLEDHESVVEVQSAWPLGADSRFVFRKNFAKYELFKSNASLFPEVMVSSCLEANKSMAHSELIQNFLNSGSCPEVQGFLQLREAGRKVWKRFYFSLRRSGLYYSTKGTSKDPRHLQYFADLTESNIYYVTQGKKHYGTPTEFGFCIKPYKVRSGVKGLKLLCSEDEQSRTCWMAAFRLFKYGMQLYRNYQQAQTRLSQHPWISPTPLQSVSDSALVAMDFSGCTGRVIENPSEVLTAALEEAQAWRKKTTHRYSLPAACQSSPLSAAIHRTQPWFHGRISREDTQQLIGRQGLVDGVFLVRESQRNPKGFVLSLCHLQKVKHYLILPSEEEGRLYFTMDDGQTRFADLIQLVEFHQINRGILPCKLRHYCTCVAL, from the exons ATGCCCGGTCCGGCGGGAGGACGGCGGGACGCGGCGAGCGCTGCAG ctgcagcccccgTGCTCTGCCCCTCAGATGATGCCATGGACGGGGGGGCCCAGCAGAGCGGCATCCGGGACCCCCCCGGGGTGGGCAGCGTGGAGCAGGAGGGGGATGTGGGTGAGGGGCCGCCCACCACCGACCTGCGCCGCTCACAGCCCCTCTTCATCCACAGCACCAG TCGGCCGCTGTCAGAGGAGGAGCCGCGTGCCTCATCGCTGCCCAACATCCCCAACCCCTTCCCCgagctctgcagcccttccaACTCGCCCATCCTCAGCAGCCTCCCCGGCGGGCAGGGACCCCCCCGTGAAGGCGCCTGCCAC CTGGTGAAGGTGTTCAGCGAGGACGGGTCGTGCCGCTCGCTGGAGGTGTCGGCGGGCACAACGGCGCGGCAGCTCTGCGAGATGCTGGTGCAGAGGACGCACGCGCTGCACGACCACAGCTGGGCCCTGGTGGAGCTGCACCAGCACCTGGCGCTGG AGCGCTGCCTGGAGGACCACGAGTCGGTGGTGGAGGTGCAGAGCGCGTGGCCCCTCGGCGCCGACAGCCGCTTCGTCTTCCGCAAGAACTTCGCCAAGTACGAGCTCTTCAAGAGCAACGCG TCCCTCTTCCCCGAGGTGATGGTGTCCAGTTGTCTGGAGGCGAACAAGAGCATGGCGCACTCGGAGCTCATCCAG AACTTCCTGAACTCCGGGAGCTGCCCCGAGGTGcagggcttcctgcagctgcgTGAGGCCGGCCGCAAGGTCTGGAAGCGTTTCTACTTCTCCCTGCGCCGCTCGGGGCTCTACTACTCCACCAAAGGCACGTCCAAG GACCCCCGGCACCTGCAGTACTTCGCCGACCTCACCGAGTCCAACATCTACTACGTGACACAGGGCAAGAAGCACTATGGGACACCCACCGAGTTCGGGTTCTGCATCAAG ccctaCAAGGTGCGCAGTGGGGTGAAGGGCctgaagctgctctgcagcGAGGATGAGCAGAGCCGAACCTGCTGGATGGCAGCATTCCGCCTCTTCAAG TACGGCATGCAGCTCTACCGCAACTACCAGCAAGCGCAGACACGCCTGAGCCAGCACCCCTGGATCAGCCCCACGCCACTG CAGAGCGTGTCGGACAGCGCGCTGGTGGCCATGGACTTCTCAGGGTGCACAGGGCGGGTGATCGAGAACCCCAGCGAGGTGCTGACAGCGGCGCTGGAGGAGGCGCAGGCCTGGAGG AAGAAGACGACGCACCGGTACAGCCTGCCTGCCGCCTGCCAGAGCTCCCCGCTCAGCGCCG ccatCCACCGCACCCAGCCCTGGTTCCACGGGCGCATCTCACGGGAGGACACCCAGCAGCTCATCGGCCGCCAGGGGCTGGTGGATGG CGTGTTCCTGGTGAGGGAGAGCCAGCGCAACCCCAAGGGCTTCgtgctgtccctgtgccacCTGCAGAAAGTCAAGCACTATCTCATCCTGCCA AGCGAGGAGGAGGGGCGGCTCTACTTCACCATGGACGACGGACAGACCCGCTTCGCTGACCTCATCCAGCTCGTGGAGTTCCACCAGATCAACCGCGGCATCCTGCCCTGCAAGCTGCGCCACTACTGCACCTGCGTGGCCCTATGA
- the GRB7 gene encoding growth factor receptor-bound protein 7 isoform X8: protein MPGPAGGRRDAASAAAAAPVLCPSDDAMDGGAQQSGIRDPPGVGSVEQEGDVGEGPPTTDLRRSQPLFIHSTSRPLSEEEPRASSLPNIPNPFPELCSPSNSPILSSLPGGQGPPREGACHLVKVFSEDGSCRSLEVSAGTTARQLCEMLVQRTHALHDHSWALVELHQHLALERCLEDHESVVEVQSAWPLGADSRFVFRKNFAKYELFKSNAQSLFPEVMVSSCLEANKSMAHSELIQNFLNSGSCPEVQGFLQLREAGRKVWKRFYFSLRRSGLYYSTKGTSKDPRHLQYFADLTESNIYYVTQGKKHYGTPTEFGFCIKPYKVRSGVKGLKLLCSEDEQSRTCWMAAFRLFKYGMQLYRNYQQAQTRLSQHPWISPTPLPAVTVPAAERVGQRAGGHGLLRVHRAGDREPQRGADSGAGGGAGLEEEDDAPVQPACRLPELPAQRRHPPHPALVPRAHLTGGHPAAHRPPGAGGWRVPGEGEPAQPQGLRAVPVPPAESQALSHPAKRGGGAALLHHGRRTDPLR from the exons ATGCCCGGTCCGGCGGGAGGACGGCGGGACGCGGCGAGCGCTGCAG ctgcagcccccgTGCTCTGCCCCTCAGATGATGCCATGGACGGGGGGGCCCAGCAGAGCGGCATCCGGGACCCCCCCGGGGTGGGCAGCGTGGAGCAGGAGGGGGATGTGGGTGAGGGGCCGCCCACCACCGACCTGCGCCGCTCACAGCCCCTCTTCATCCACAGCACCAG TCGGCCGCTGTCAGAGGAGGAGCCGCGTGCCTCATCGCTGCCCAACATCCCCAACCCCTTCCCCgagctctgcagcccttccaACTCGCCCATCCTCAGCAGCCTCCCCGGCGGGCAGGGACCCCCCCGTGAAGGCGCCTGCCAC CTGGTGAAGGTGTTCAGCGAGGACGGGTCGTGCCGCTCGCTGGAGGTGTCGGCGGGCACAACGGCGCGGCAGCTCTGCGAGATGCTGGTGCAGAGGACGCACGCGCTGCACGACCACAGCTGGGCCCTGGTGGAGCTGCACCAGCACCTGGCGCTGG AGCGCTGCCTGGAGGACCACGAGTCGGTGGTGGAGGTGCAGAGCGCGTGGCCCCTCGGCGCCGACAGCCGCTTCGTCTTCCGCAAGAACTTCGCCAAGTACGAGCTCTTCAAGAGCAACGCG CAGTCCCTCTTCCCCGAGGTGATGGTGTCCAGTTGTCTGGAGGCGAACAAGAGCATGGCGCACTCGGAGCTCATCCAG AACTTCCTGAACTCCGGGAGCTGCCCCGAGGTGcagggcttcctgcagctgcgTGAGGCCGGCCGCAAGGTCTGGAAGCGTTTCTACTTCTCCCTGCGCCGCTCGGGGCTCTACTACTCCACCAAAGGCACGTCCAAG GACCCCCGGCACCTGCAGTACTTCGCCGACCTCACCGAGTCCAACATCTACTACGTGACACAGGGCAAGAAGCACTATGGGACACCCACCGAGTTCGGGTTCTGCATCAAG ccctaCAAGGTGCGCAGTGGGGTGAAGGGCctgaagctgctctgcagcGAGGATGAGCAGAGCCGAACCTGCTGGATGGCAGCATTCCGCCTCTTCAAG TACGGCATGCAGCTCTACCGCAACTACCAGCAAGCGCAGACACGCCTGAGCCAGCACCCCTGGATCAGCCCCACGCCACTG CCCGCTGTCACTGTCCCCGCAGCAGAGCGTGTCGGACAGCGCGCTGGTGGCCATGGACTTCTCAGGGTGCACAGGGCGGGTGATCGAGAACCCCAGCGAGGTGCTGACAGCGGCGCTGGAGGAGGCGCAGGCCTGGAGG AAGAAGACGACGCACCGGTACAGCCTGCCTGCCGCCTGCCAGAGCTCCCCGCTCAGCGCCG ccatCCACCGCACCCAGCCCTGGTTCCACGGGCGCATCTCACGGGAGGACACCCAGCAGCTCATCGGCCGCCAGGGGCTGGTGGATGG CGTGTTCCTGGTGAGGGAGAGCCAGCGCAACCCCAAGGGCTTCgtgctgtccctgtgccacCTGCAGAAAGTCAAGCACTATCTCATCCTGCCA AGCGAGGAGGAGGGGCGGCTCTACTTCACCATGGACGACGGACAGACCCGCTTCGCTGA
- the GRB7 gene encoding growth factor receptor-bound protein 7 isoform X1: MPGPAGGRRDAASAAAAAPVLCPSDDAMDGGAQQSGIRDPPGVGSVEQEGDVGEGPPTTDLRRSQPLFIHSTSRPLSEEEPRASSLPNIPNPFPELCSPSNSPILSSLPGGQGPPREGACHLVKVFSEDGSCRSLEVSAGTTARQLCEMLVQRTHALHDHSWALVELHQHLALERCLEDHESVVEVQSAWPLGADSRFVFRKNFAKYELFKSNAQSLFPEVMVSSCLEANKSMAHSELIQNFLNSGSCPEVQGFLQLREAGRKVWKRFYFSLRRSGLYYSTKGTSKDPRHLQYFADLTESNIYYVTQGKKHYGTPTEFGFCIKPYKVRSGVKGLKLLCSEDEQSRTCWMAAFRLFKYGMQLYRNYQQAQTRLSQHPWISPTPLQSVSDSALVAMDFSGCTGRVIENPSEVLTAALEEAQAWRKKTTHRYSLPAACQSSPLSAAIHRTQPWFHGRISREDTQQLIGRQGLVDGVFLVRESQRNPKGFVLSLCHLQKVKHYLILPSEEEGRLYFTMDDGQTRFADLIQLVEFHQINRGILPCKLRHYCTCVAL; the protein is encoded by the exons ATGCCCGGTCCGGCGGGAGGACGGCGGGACGCGGCGAGCGCTGCAG ctgcagcccccgTGCTCTGCCCCTCAGATGATGCCATGGACGGGGGGGCCCAGCAGAGCGGCATCCGGGACCCCCCCGGGGTGGGCAGCGTGGAGCAGGAGGGGGATGTGGGTGAGGGGCCGCCCACCACCGACCTGCGCCGCTCACAGCCCCTCTTCATCCACAGCACCAG TCGGCCGCTGTCAGAGGAGGAGCCGCGTGCCTCATCGCTGCCCAACATCCCCAACCCCTTCCCCgagctctgcagcccttccaACTCGCCCATCCTCAGCAGCCTCCCCGGCGGGCAGGGACCCCCCCGTGAAGGCGCCTGCCAC CTGGTGAAGGTGTTCAGCGAGGACGGGTCGTGCCGCTCGCTGGAGGTGTCGGCGGGCACAACGGCGCGGCAGCTCTGCGAGATGCTGGTGCAGAGGACGCACGCGCTGCACGACCACAGCTGGGCCCTGGTGGAGCTGCACCAGCACCTGGCGCTGG AGCGCTGCCTGGAGGACCACGAGTCGGTGGTGGAGGTGCAGAGCGCGTGGCCCCTCGGCGCCGACAGCCGCTTCGTCTTCCGCAAGAACTTCGCCAAGTACGAGCTCTTCAAGAGCAACGCG CAGTCCCTCTTCCCCGAGGTGATGGTGTCCAGTTGTCTGGAGGCGAACAAGAGCATGGCGCACTCGGAGCTCATCCAG AACTTCCTGAACTCCGGGAGCTGCCCCGAGGTGcagggcttcctgcagctgcgTGAGGCCGGCCGCAAGGTCTGGAAGCGTTTCTACTTCTCCCTGCGCCGCTCGGGGCTCTACTACTCCACCAAAGGCACGTCCAAG GACCCCCGGCACCTGCAGTACTTCGCCGACCTCACCGAGTCCAACATCTACTACGTGACACAGGGCAAGAAGCACTATGGGACACCCACCGAGTTCGGGTTCTGCATCAAG ccctaCAAGGTGCGCAGTGGGGTGAAGGGCctgaagctgctctgcagcGAGGATGAGCAGAGCCGAACCTGCTGGATGGCAGCATTCCGCCTCTTCAAG TACGGCATGCAGCTCTACCGCAACTACCAGCAAGCGCAGACACGCCTGAGCCAGCACCCCTGGATCAGCCCCACGCCACTG CAGAGCGTGTCGGACAGCGCGCTGGTGGCCATGGACTTCTCAGGGTGCACAGGGCGGGTGATCGAGAACCCCAGCGAGGTGCTGACAGCGGCGCTGGAGGAGGCGCAGGCCTGGAGG AAGAAGACGACGCACCGGTACAGCCTGCCTGCCGCCTGCCAGAGCTCCCCGCTCAGCGCCG ccatCCACCGCACCCAGCCCTGGTTCCACGGGCGCATCTCACGGGAGGACACCCAGCAGCTCATCGGCCGCCAGGGGCTGGTGGATGG CGTGTTCCTGGTGAGGGAGAGCCAGCGCAACCCCAAGGGCTTCgtgctgtccctgtgccacCTGCAGAAAGTCAAGCACTATCTCATCCTGCCA AGCGAGGAGGAGGGGCGGCTCTACTTCACCATGGACGACGGACAGACCCGCTTCGCTGACCTCATCCAGCTCGTGGAGTTCCACCAGATCAACCGCGGCATCCTGCCCTGCAAGCTGCGCCACTACTGCACCTGCGTGGCCCTATGA